A window from Nitrospiraceae bacterium encodes these proteins:
- a CDS encoding patatin-like phospholipase family protein produces the protein MRNTSSDHGPFHLSRVLADECTALHGAQITFPETASESERLAKAYTSIHQHAPTRSALCFSGGGIRSATFGLGVLQGLARFNLLGQFDYQSTVSGGGYIGSWLAAWIRREAGGVNAVSAQLGGIRQNASSPEPGPVCWLRNYSNYLSPRLGLMSADSWTLVGTYLRNLILNWLVLVPFLLAFLALPTFYRATLGAHASPHLMLTFVTLGNLLLLLSLVYLHLCRPSLGKLWPRKNKKWGWIETQRAFLSISLVPLLVSVSLLTISWEWYRRSGHNLDDLTAFGLSSLFTLALGAATMHVAAWLIAGAALRRPLLNGWRSLELLAIMLSGLIGGGLLWVALAKLTPLAPGSSYADWFAVAAVPTFLSLFLLAATLFIGLASRFTGDDDREWWARSGAWVLIGSVCWMGATGIVLFGPWVLDQLPGWIQSAGGLAGLFTLLFGFSAKTDANPASEQSVWWKRLGTKCYLLLLAPFTVALILAALARVNVAIIHDASWFEVGEFIVGMALFSVLMSFFININKFSLHSMYRNRLIRAYLGASRGDQRTPNPFTGFDSNDNLEMSELVSRGGPVQKPMPVINIALNLVHTDKLSWQHRKAESFTVSPLHCGSSAIEPGYRRSSEYGRNPAVNQAITMGTALAVSGAAASPNMGYHSSPAVTFLLTLFNVRLGWWLGNSGEAGNQTYDRSCPEFAVGPLLAEAFGLTDDQKRYVYLSDGGHFENLGLYEMVLRRCHCILVSDAGCDEKMEFQDLGNAIRKIRIDLGIDITIKLNRLKPLKQNGRCSGHYAVGTIHYTRVDHDSSDGTLIYLKPSLTDNEPVDVLEYAAHHSQFPHEPTSDQFFDESQFESYRRLGEHIVEEVFSSALKSRPHRLHQMFEELHSHSGPTGA, from the coding sequence ATGAGAAACACATCGTCTGATCATGGCCCATTTCACTTAAGCCGGGTGTTGGCGGACGAATGTACGGCGCTGCACGGCGCTCAGATCACTTTTCCTGAGACGGCATCAGAATCCGAACGACTTGCAAAGGCCTACACATCCATCCATCAACACGCACCAACACGCTCCGCGCTCTGCTTCTCCGGCGGCGGCATCCGCAGCGCGACGTTCGGGCTGGGCGTGCTCCAAGGGCTGGCACGCTTCAATCTGCTCGGCCAATTCGATTATCAATCCACTGTGTCAGGCGGCGGCTATATTGGAAGCTGGTTGGCAGCCTGGATTCGTCGGGAGGCCGGCGGCGTCAACGCGGTCTCTGCACAGTTGGGAGGGATACGGCAGAATGCTTCGTCGCCTGAGCCGGGGCCCGTATGTTGGTTGCGCAACTACAGCAATTACCTCAGCCCACGATTGGGGCTCATGTCGGCCGATTCCTGGACCCTCGTAGGAACATACCTCAGGAATCTCATTCTTAACTGGCTGGTCCTGGTTCCATTCCTCCTCGCATTCCTGGCTCTTCCGACCTTCTACCGGGCCACACTCGGTGCCCATGCGTCACCGCATCTCATGCTCACGTTCGTCACCTTGGGCAACCTGCTGCTGCTTCTAAGCCTGGTCTATCTGCACCTGTGCCGCCCAAGCCTAGGGAAGTTATGGCCTCGCAAGAACAAGAAATGGGGATGGATTGAAACGCAACGGGCATTTTTATCGATTTCTCTCGTGCCGCTCCTGGTCTCGGTGAGCCTGCTGACGATCTCCTGGGAATGGTATCGCCGGTCCGGACACAACCTTGACGATCTCACAGCCTTCGGACTTTCGAGTCTTTTTACGCTGGCGCTCGGGGCCGCGACGATGCACGTTGCTGCCTGGCTCATCGCGGGAGCGGCGCTTCGTCGACCCTTGCTGAACGGATGGCGCTCGCTTGAACTCCTCGCGATCATGCTGAGTGGCTTGATAGGGGGAGGGTTGCTCTGGGTTGCGCTGGCGAAGCTCACGCCGCTTGCCCCCGGTTCGAGTTATGCGGATTGGTTTGCCGTGGCCGCTGTTCCGACCTTCCTCTCTCTCTTTCTCTTAGCAGCCACCCTCTTTATCGGACTCGCGAGCCGATTCACCGGCGACGACGATCGTGAATGGTGGGCTCGCTCTGGGGCCTGGGTCTTGATCGGCAGTGTCTGCTGGATGGGTGCGACCGGCATCGTTCTGTTCGGCCCATGGGTACTGGATCAACTTCCTGGATGGATTCAATCGGCTGGGGGACTCGCGGGACTCTTCACTCTCCTGTTCGGTTTCAGCGCGAAGACCGACGCAAACCCTGCTTCTGAACAGTCGGTGTGGTGGAAGCGACTCGGGACGAAATGCTACCTCCTCTTATTGGCGCCCTTCACGGTCGCCTTGATCCTGGCAGCGCTGGCGCGAGTAAACGTCGCGATCATTCACGACGCGTCGTGGTTCGAGGTCGGCGAATTTATCGTCGGAATGGCGCTCTTCAGTGTGCTGATGTCGTTCTTCATCAACATCAATAAATTTTCACTCCATTCGATGTATCGCAACCGGCTCATTCGGGCCTACTTAGGCGCTTCTCGTGGGGACCAACGAACTCCCAACCCGTTTACGGGGTTCGATTCCAACGACAATCTTGAGATGAGCGAGCTGGTGTCGAGGGGTGGCCCGGTTCAAAAGCCGATGCCCGTCATCAACATCGCGCTGAATCTCGTACACACAGACAAGCTCTCTTGGCAACACCGGAAGGCGGAGTCGTTCACGGTCAGCCCGCTGCATTGCGGCAGTTCCGCGATTGAACCCGGATATCGCCGATCGTCGGAGTATGGAAGGAATCCCGCCGTCAATCAGGCCATCACGATGGGAACCGCGCTGGCGGTTTCTGGAGCGGCGGCCAGCCCGAACATGGGGTATCATTCGTCGCCTGCTGTCACCTTTCTGCTCACTCTGTTCAACGTCAGGCTGGGGTGGTGGCTGGGAAATTCCGGTGAAGCCGGTAACCAGACGTACGATCGTTCATGCCCTGAATTCGCGGTGGGACCGTTGCTCGCGGAAGCGTTTGGATTAACGGATGACCAGAAGCGGTACGTGTATTTGTCCGACGGAGGACATTTTGAAAACTTGGGGCTTTACGAGATGGTGCTGCGTCGGTGTCACTGTATTCTCGTCAGCGACGCCGGGTGCGATGAGAAAATGGAATTTCAAGACCTCGGCAACGCCATCCGGAAAATCCGGATCGATCTCGGGATCGATATCACGATCAAGCTGAATCGGCTGAAGCCGCTTAAACAGAACGGACGGTGCAGCGGCCACTACGCCGTTGGAACCATCCACTACACTCGCGTGGACCACGATAGTTCAGACGGAACATTGATCTACCTGAAACCCTCGCTGACCGATAATGAGCCGGTCGATGTGCTGGAATATGCCGCCCATCATAGCCAATTCCCGCACGAACCGACTTCAGACCAGTTTTTCGACGAGTCACAGTTCGAATCGTACCGGCGACTCGGTGAGCATATTGTCGAGGAAGTCTTTTCATCGGCTCTGAAGTCCCGACCCCACAGGCTCCACCAGATGTTCGAAGAACTCCACAGCCACAGCGGACCGACGGGCGCATAA
- a CDS encoding response regulator transcription factor — MKILIVDDHAVVRRGVAQILTDAFHRIEIGEVDSGKGALSAVKKEPWDVVILDLNLPDRKGLEILRALKTDYPLLPVMILSLHPEEEYALRALQAGASAYLTKQSAPDELVAAVKQVLKGRMVVSAFLAEHLADSLSRDHPAIPAHHTLSGREFDVLSKLAQGLSIKETADQLKLSMKTVSTYRARLLDKLHLKTTADLIRYALDHHLIR, encoded by the coding sequence ATGAAGATATTGATCGTCGATGACCACGCTGTCGTGCGCCGAGGAGTGGCACAAATTCTTACCGACGCCTTCCACCGGATTGAGATCGGCGAGGTAGATTCCGGCAAGGGCGCCCTATCCGCTGTGAAGAAAGAACCGTGGGATGTCGTCATTCTGGACCTCAATCTGCCGGACCGAAAGGGGCTGGAGATCCTCCGCGCGCTGAAGACAGACTATCCGCTTCTTCCCGTGATGATCTTGAGCCTCCACCCCGAGGAAGAATATGCACTCCGCGCCCTGCAAGCCGGTGCGTCGGCCTACTTGACGAAGCAGAGTGCTCCGGATGAGTTGGTCGCCGCCGTCAAGCAAGTGCTCAAGGGACGCATGGTCGTGAGCGCGTTCCTTGCTGAACACCTCGCTGACAGCCTTAGTAGGGACCATCCCGCAATCCCTGCCCATCACACGTTGTCCGGTCGAGAGTTCGATGTCCTCAGCAAGCTCGCCCAAGGCCTCTCGATAAAGGAGACCGCCGACCAGCTGAAACTGAGCATGAAAACCGTCAGTACCTATCGAGCGAGGTTGCTCGATAAACTGCATCTCAAAACAACCGCCGATCTCATTCGGTATGCGCTCGACCACCATCTAATTCGATAG
- a CDS encoding PAS domain S-box protein: MNPSTALRSRPNPIPAAVGLFSLLVGLLVLLGWAVDSISLKSLVPGLISMKPNAALAFVLIGCALWFLSSQKRTRTALCVAQSSAFVVTTIGGLTIVEYVLGWNPGFDQWLFQESLTTSGPWFPGRMGLNTALCFFLFGTALILNRTQSHRNSHLRESLTLGGVLFAFIALLGYLYQETLLYGIGQYTAMALHTSLTLLAVGVGLLFLHPDHGLMGVMTSEQAGGQMLRRLLPGVLFLLPAIGWIRLAGERQGFYEEALGVALFATLATVALFILLWWTARSLNLTAQAHDLARQASDESDRRFRQLAESIREVFWLSDPAKSQVLYISPGYEAIWGRSYESLYAIPASWAEAIHPDDRERIWHAVITKQSTGTYNEEYRILTPDESVRWIHDRAFPVLNDQGQIYRIAGIAEDVTENKRTEAALRESEERFEKAFRSSPHPIGVTELESGVCLDANDACLALFGFSREEVLGTSTLDLQIWPNPEDRARFVQLLRSQGAVQNLEVTLRTKQGELRLFLCSSELIDLKGTPCIVTVGNDITDRKRAEEALQRAHVELEQRVRERTAQLAELNAVLKEQLMERKRVENALRESDKRLRAFLDHAPNLAFVKGTDGRYLYVNRRFEEVFHFERGSVLGKTDVDLFPREQADQFQCNDRQILASGEGKEFEELAWHADGLHTSIVVKFPLRDTSGQISAIGGIATDITDRKRAEEELAERARLSSFAAEMSSMLNREMSTEDILRHCSDTVVHYLEAALVRIWTVAPGDLCGTCLKADQCVDRRQCLHLKASAGLSTNLTGEYRRVPLGALKIGQIAQGMGVMYTNDVLDDERLPNKEWLRTNNLQSFAGFPLVIEGEVFGVMAVFSRAPLSELMLWTLESACNGLAATIARKQAEEQVRRSESFLSSVLDHLPNMVFVKDTKDLRFVRFNKAGEELLGRSRNELLGKSDYDFFPKEQADFFTDKDRTVIDSRQLLDIPDEPIQTKVKGLRHLHTKKLPLYDESGQPQYLVGISEDITERKQAEEELRSAYRKLRDLTHRLETARETERQRIARELHDEFGQALTGMKLDLSWLGTRLARVLPATAGRPLVKKTQGLKASVDALIDSVRETATSLRPGMLDDLGFIPALEWLAKDFSRRTGIASEVDIGSEIAQAQLSNESSTALFRSVQELLTNVIRHAQASAVQIRLSETDDQLLLELTDNGTGISAHQITQSGSLGLRGMEERAALLGGLFTISGAPGVGTTARIALPKTSLLISPEEKVR, translated from the coding sequence GTGAATCCTTCAACGGCACTTCGTTCGCGTCCCAACCCAATCCCCGCAGCCGTCGGTCTGTTCTCTCTGCTCGTCGGTCTCTTAGTCCTCCTTGGCTGGGCCGTAGACAGCATTTCCTTAAAAAGTCTTGTTCCGGGCTTGATCTCGATGAAGCCCAATGCCGCGCTGGCGTTTGTGCTGATCGGCTGTGCCTTGTGGTTCCTGTCGTCGCAGAAGCGAACGCGAACCGCATTGTGCGTGGCTCAGAGCAGTGCCTTCGTCGTAACGACCATCGGCGGCCTCACGATCGTTGAATATGTACTCGGTTGGAATCCGGGATTCGATCAGTGGCTCTTCCAGGAATCGCTGACAACGAGCGGTCCTTGGTTCCCCGGTCGCATGGGGCTCAATACCGCCCTCTGTTTTTTTCTGTTTGGCACAGCCCTCATTCTCAATAGAACCCAGTCTCATCGAAATTCCCACCTGCGCGAGAGTCTGACCCTCGGCGGGGTCCTGTTCGCATTCATCGCCCTCCTTGGATACCTTTATCAAGAAACGCTTCTCTACGGAATTGGTCAGTATACCGCCATGGCGTTGCATACCTCGCTGACTCTGCTTGCCGTCGGTGTTGGCCTCCTGTTTCTCCACCCCGACCACGGACTCATGGGCGTTATGACGAGCGAACAGGCCGGTGGACAGATGCTCAGGCGCCTCCTGCCTGGAGTGCTCTTCCTGTTACCCGCGATCGGATGGATCCGCCTCGCGGGTGAACGCCAGGGCTTCTATGAGGAAGCGCTGGGTGTTGCTCTTTTCGCCACCTTGGCCACAGTAGCTCTGTTTATCCTTCTCTGGTGGACCGCACGCTCGTTGAACCTCACGGCACAGGCCCATGATCTGGCGCGGCAGGCCAGTGACGAAAGCGACCGGCGTTTCCGCCAACTGGCTGAGTCGATCCGCGAAGTCTTTTGGCTGAGCGATCCGGCGAAGAGCCAGGTTTTGTACATCAGTCCTGGATACGAGGCGATCTGGGGACGCTCCTATGAGAGTTTGTATGCCATCCCCGCATCCTGGGCTGAGGCCATTCACCCTGACGACCGTGAGCGTATCTGGCACGCCGTCATCACCAAACAATCGACCGGCACCTATAACGAGGAATACCGGATCCTCACTCCGGACGAGTCCGTGCGCTGGATTCATGACCGTGCCTTCCCCGTCTTGAATGACCAGGGTCAGATCTACCGTATCGCGGGTATCGCTGAGGATGTGACGGAGAACAAGCGGACTGAAGCAGCACTACGAGAGAGCGAAGAACGATTCGAAAAGGCGTTTCGCTCCAGCCCTCATCCCATCGGGGTCACCGAACTGGAGAGCGGGGTCTGCCTGGACGCGAATGATGCCTGCCTGGCTCTATTCGGGTTCAGCCGTGAGGAAGTCTTGGGAACGAGCACGTTAGACCTGCAGATCTGGCCGAACCCCGAGGATCGCGCACGCTTTGTCCAACTGTTGCGATCGCAGGGAGCCGTCCAGAATCTTGAAGTCACGCTTCGAACGAAGCAGGGCGAGCTTCGCCTGTTCCTCTGTTCGTCGGAATTGATCGACCTGAAAGGAACACCGTGCATTGTCACGGTCGGGAACGACATAACCGACCGTAAGCGGGCCGAAGAAGCCCTCCAGCGAGCTCATGTCGAGTTGGAACAGCGGGTGCGAGAGCGAACCGCACAGTTAGCCGAATTGAATGCGGTGCTGAAAGAACAGTTGATGGAACGCAAACGGGTCGAAAATGCCCTTCGAGAGAGCGATAAGCGGCTGCGCGCCTTCCTCGACCATGCACCGAATCTGGCGTTTGTGAAAGGGACGGACGGTCGATACCTGTATGTGAACCGCCGGTTCGAGGAAGTCTTCCACTTTGAGCGGGGAAGTGTCTTGGGCAAGACGGATGTCGATCTGTTTCCACGGGAGCAGGCTGATCAGTTTCAGTGTAACGATCGCCAGATCCTCGCCTCGGGAGAGGGCAAAGAGTTTGAAGAACTCGCGTGGCATGCCGACGGCCTTCATACAAGCATCGTCGTGAAATTCCCCTTGCGCGACACCTCCGGTCAGATCTCCGCCATCGGGGGGATTGCGACGGACATCACCGATCGGAAACGGGCCGAGGAGGAGCTTGCTGAGCGCGCGCGCCTGTCGAGTTTCGCGGCAGAAATGAGCTCGATGCTCAATCGTGAGATGTCCACAGAGGACATTCTTCGTCACTGCTCGGATACAGTCGTCCATTACCTAGAGGCGGCGCTCGTGCGAATCTGGACGGTGGCGCCCGGCGACCTTTGCGGAACGTGCCTGAAAGCAGACCAGTGCGTTGACCGAAGACAGTGCCTCCATCTCAAAGCCAGTGCCGGCCTGTCCACAAATCTCACCGGCGAGTATCGGCGTGTGCCGCTGGGCGCGCTCAAGATCGGACAGATTGCGCAGGGGATGGGCGTCATGTACACCAACGACGTCCTCGATGATGAACGACTTCCTAACAAAGAGTGGTTGAGGACCAACAATCTCCAATCGTTCGCCGGATTCCCATTGGTCATCGAAGGCGAGGTATTCGGCGTCATGGCCGTATTCTCCAGGGCCCCCTTGTCCGAACTGATGCTCTGGACGCTGGAATCGGCCTGCAACGGTCTTGCGGCAACCATTGCGCGCAAACAGGCAGAGGAGCAGGTCCGAAGGTCCGAATCGTTCCTCTCATCGGTGTTAGATCATCTTCCGAACATGGTGTTCGTGAAGGACACGAAAGATTTGCGATTCGTGCGGTTCAACAAAGCCGGAGAAGAGTTGTTGGGCCGGTCGCGGAACGAGCTGCTCGGAAAAAGCGACTACGATTTCTTCCCGAAGGAGCAGGCCGATTTCTTCACCGACAAGGATCGCACCGTGATCGATAGCCGTCAGTTACTGGACATTCCCGATGAGCCGATCCAAACCAAAGTGAAGGGCCTTCGGCACCTCCACACGAAAAAACTTCCTCTCTACGACGAGAGCGGTCAGCCACAGTACTTGGTCGGCATCTCTGAAGATATCACCGAACGCAAACAAGCAGAAGAGGAACTCCGATCAGCCTATCGTAAATTGCGGGATCTGACGCACCGATTGGAAACCGCCAGGGAAACGGAGCGACAGCGGATTGCCCGAGAGCTGCACGATGAGTTCGGACAGGCCTTGACCGGGATGAAGCTTGATTTGTCCTGGCTGGGCACAAGACTGGCCCGTGTCCTGCCCGCAACGGCGGGTAGACCGCTTGTGAAAAAAACGCAAGGCCTCAAGGCATCCGTGGATGCCTTAATCGATTCCGTCCGCGAAACCGCGACGTCGCTCCGGCCCGGTATGTTGGACGATCTCGGTTTCATCCCGGCTCTGGAGTGGCTCGCCAAGGATTTTTCCAGGAGAACAGGTATTGCGAGCGAGGTCGACATCGGTTCAGAAATTGCCCAGGCGCAGCTGTCGAATGAATCTTCCACGGCGTTGTTTCGATCCGTCCAGGAGCTCTTGACCAACGTGATCCGCCACGCCCAAGCCTCAGCGGTCCAAATCAGGTTGTCCGAAACCGACGATCAGTTGCTGTTGGAACTCACAGACAACGGGACAGGGATCTCCGCGCATCAAATTACACAGTCCGGATCTCTTGGTCTGCGAGGCATGGAGGAACGGGCAGCACTGCTGGGCGGGTTATTCACGATCAGTGGCGCACCGGGAGTCGGGACGACGGCGCGAATTGCCCTCCCCAAAACCTCTCTACTCATATCTCCGGAGGAAAAGGTCCGATGA
- a CDS encoding YqhA family protein: MIVHIREPHETVSMLRVLGLIDVTLVANLLTMVVIGGYATFVSRLNLDGHPDRPDWLSHIDPGTIKVKLAALLIGISSIHLLKAFVDIANENPKHI; encoded by the coding sequence ATGATCGTTCATATCCGGGAACCCCATGAGACAGTATCCATGCTGAGAGTGTTGGGGTTGATCGACGTCACACTGGTGGCCAACCTTCTGACCATGGTGGTGATCGGCGGCTACGCGACCTTCGTCAGCAGATTGAATCTGGACGGCCACCCAGACCGGCCGGATTGGTTAAGCCATATCGACCCTGGAACGATCAAGGTGAAACTCGCCGCATTGCTCATTGGCATCTCAAGCATTCACCTCCTGAAGGCGTTTGTCGATATCGCCAATGAAAATCCCAAGCACATTTAA
- a CDS encoding patatin-like phospholipase family protein: MNVLFALGLTLTLTLTGCFAKIHQLPAHPTTTTPVFAPLADQETLLGLAVSGGGSRAATFAAGALEALAEIRVARDGKERSALELVTHMSSVSGGSLATAYFAVKKPAKSEAVLANEGLSPIYRQFFTSFKEDMQQNFQFQALVRQLVNFRVANPTKFAYSFADVWESRFFGGVTFAGLYERERRGDAPQIILNGTIYNTGRRLVMTTLPPSDFAYDFTQELRAKLVEKGQQFTPEGKASFDKSVERAKNQFLPQTFEDVQMDHQSLPISLAVVTSASFPPVVGPVTYQVTGATTYTHVGDGGLYDNLGTESLTTLFLNKLRPQHPAAKRGLILVIDASFQFDEGDADLNNNEKGFEVFADDPLRIVGIMEERANAYQAMLWHSLRTESTLLPDYDHLKLIILRHTEAEWTKDDPIPDGCPKTLTPDEIKRTVRQVPTLFKIENQCHAALLIASARKVVAKQRQRIVNFLQQSS, translated from the coding sequence ATGAACGTCCTGTTCGCTCTGGGACTAACGCTCACGCTGACACTCACCGGCTGTTTTGCGAAAATTCACCAGCTTCCGGCGCATCCCACCACCACAACTCCCGTCTTCGCACCGTTGGCCGATCAGGAAACCCTCCTCGGATTGGCCGTCTCAGGCGGAGGCAGCCGAGCCGCGACGTTCGCCGCCGGTGCACTGGAAGCCCTGGCTGAGATCCGCGTCGCGCGCGATGGAAAGGAACGCAGCGCCTTGGAACTGGTGACCCACATGTCGAGCGTCTCCGGCGGCAGTCTGGCCACGGCCTATTTTGCCGTGAAGAAACCCGCCAAGTCCGAAGCTGTGTTGGCAAACGAAGGATTGTCTCCCATCTATCGGCAATTCTTTACGTCGTTTAAAGAGGACATGCAGCAGAATTTTCAGTTCCAGGCGCTGGTGCGGCAGTTGGTAAATTTTCGCGTGGCGAATCCCACCAAGTTCGCCTATTCCTTCGCCGATGTATGGGAGTCGAGATTTTTCGGCGGAGTGACCTTCGCCGGACTGTACGAGCGGGAACGCCGGGGCGATGCACCGCAAATCATCTTGAACGGAACGATCTACAATACCGGGCGGCGGTTGGTGATGACGACGTTGCCTCCCTCGGATTTCGCCTATGATTTCACGCAAGAACTGCGCGCCAAACTGGTGGAAAAAGGACAGCAGTTCACCCCGGAAGGAAAGGCCAGTTTCGATAAGAGTGTCGAGCGAGCCAAGAACCAGTTCCTGCCGCAGACCTTCGAAGATGTCCAGATGGACCATCAAAGCCTTCCCATCTCGCTCGCTGTCGTGACATCCGCCTCCTTTCCTCCGGTGGTCGGGCCTGTCACCTATCAGGTAACCGGAGCTACGACCTATACCCACGTCGGTGATGGTGGACTCTATGACAACCTCGGCACCGAATCATTGACGACCTTGTTCCTCAATAAACTCCGCCCGCAACACCCCGCCGCCAAACGGGGGTTGATCCTGGTCATCGACGCTTCCTTTCAGTTTGACGAGGGCGACGCAGACCTCAACAACAACGAAAAGGGGTTTGAAGTCTTCGCCGACGATCCTTTGCGCATCGTGGGGATCATGGAGGAACGGGCGAATGCCTATCAGGCGATGCTGTGGCACAGTCTGCGGACCGAGAGTACGCTGCTCCCGGACTACGACCATTTGAAACTCATCATCCTTCGACATACAGAGGCCGAATGGACGAAGGATGATCCGATTCCGGATGGCTGTCCGAAAACCCTCACACCCGACGAGATCAAGCGGACCGTCAGACAGGTGCCGACCCTGTTCAAGATCGAGAACCAATGTCATGCGGCGTTGCTCATCGCTTCGGCCAGGAAAGTGGTGGCCAAGCAGCGGCAACGGATCGTGAATTTTCTCCAGCAGTCCTCGTAG